In Pelodictyon luteolum DSM 273, the genomic stretch GTGTCGCATGAGCTGCGCACCCCGCTCACCAGCATCAGGGGGTACGCCGAAACCCTCCTTGACGGCGCCATGAATGATCCCGAACACGCCCAGGCGTTCCTGCGCATCATCCTGCAGGAGAGCGAGCAGCTTACCGCGCTCGTCAACGATGTGCTTGATCTCTCGAAAATCGAGTCCGGGCGCATCGAGTATACGTACGGCCCGGTCGATCTCTCCAGGGTGGTTGAGCATTCCATGGAGATGCTCCGGCCTGCGTTCGAGAAAAAAGAGGTGAAGTTCGAACTGAGCATTCCGCCGGGCCTCCCTCCGGTTCAGGCAGACGAAGCCTATCTCGGCATTGTCATCCGCAACCTGCTGGACAATGCCGTCAAGTACGTCGATGCCGGTACCGGCAAAGTCCGCTTCCGTGCGTTCCGCACCGGCGACTCGGTCCAGTTCGACGTGGAGGATAACGGCAGCGGAATCGCGCATCAGGACCTCGAACGGATTTTCGAGCGGTTCTACCGCGTCGACAAGGCGCGTTCCCGCCAACTGGGCGGCACCGGCCTGGGTCTCTCCATCGTGAAGCATATTGTCCTTTCCCATAAGGGCGACATCAAGGTGCGTTCCCGCCTCAACCGCGGTTCGACCTTCAGCGTCACCCTCCCGATGGCCACTGATTTTTCAAACACAAGAACATGATTCCATTGATGCAGCCACTCTTTGATTTTTTCTCTTCCTACGGTCTTGACGCCGGCCTCTCCGCCCTGTTCGCCACCCTTTCGGCCGTGGCCGTCGCCCTTCTTCTCATCATCGTTCTCGAACTCGGCTTCAAGCGGGTGCTTCTTGAAATGATAAGCGCCTTTGCCCTTAGGACGGTGACGACGTTCGACGATATCCTGGTCCGGCGCAACGTGTTTTCGGGGCTGGCACGGCTTCTGCCGCCGATTTTCCTGCACATCCTTTCCGATCCGCTCCTCCAGTACTACCCGGCGTTTGTGCCGTTCGTGAAGGACGCTGCCGTCCTCTACCTGACGGTTGCTCTTGTCATGCTGGTATTTTCCCTGCTTGATGCCCTGCAGGATTTTCTCTCAACCCGTCCTTCAGCCGCACGCCTTCCTGTGAAGAGCTTCATGCAGGTGCTGAAGGCGCTGGCCCTCGCAGTGGCTCTCGTTGTGGTGGTATCGAAGCTGATGGGCAAGTCTCCGGTGGTGTTCCTCAGCGGCCTTGGTGCATTCACGGCCGTGCTGCTGCTGGTGTTCAAGGATTCGATTCTCGGCCTCGTAGCCGGCGTGCAGCTTTCGGCCAACAACCTTGTACGGGTCGGCGACTGGATCGAAATGCCCCAGTACGGGGCAGACGGTGATGTTATCGATATTTCGCTTGTGACGGTGTCGGTGCAGAACTGGGACAAGACCATCAGTACCATTCCGGCCTATTCACTGATTTCCCAGGGCTTCAAGAACTGGCGCGGGATGAGTGAGGGTGGGGGTCGGCGCATCAAGCGCTCGGTGCACATCGACATGAACAGCGTCCGTTTCTGCGACGAAGCGCTGCTCATGCAACTCAGGGAAGTGCGCCTGCTGAAAGGCTACCTTGA encodes the following:
- a CDS encoding mechanosensitive ion channel family protein translates to MQPLFDFFSSYGLDAGLSALFATLSAVAVALLLIIVLELGFKRVLLEMISAFALRTVTTFDDILVRRNVFSGLARLLPPIFLHILSDPLLQYYPAFVPFVKDAAVLYLTVALVMLVFSLLDALQDFLSTRPSAARLPVKSFMQVLKALALAVALVVVVSKLMGKSPVVFLSGLGAFTAVLLLVFKDSILGLVAGVQLSANNLVRVGDWIEMPQYGADGDVIDISLVTVSVQNWDKTISTIPAYSLISQGFKNWRGMSEGGGRRIKRSVHIDMNSVRFCDEALLMQLREVRLLKGYLEEKERELSEWNSRFQDGTASPVNARRLTNLGTFRAYLAAYLRSHPNINTSMTLIIRQLQPTAGGIPIEIYVFCREKEWAVYEGVQADIFDHVLAVLPWFELRVFQNPGGYDIERAGSRLAGALSPESRGEGAASGSL